Proteins encoded within one genomic window of Triticum aestivum cultivar Chinese Spring chromosome 2D, IWGSC CS RefSeq v2.1, whole genome shotgun sequence:
- the LOC123049090 gene encoding putative zinc finger CCCH domain-containing protein 51, with translation MAWMSHQPCRFYIIDGSCKYGSGCLFSHGLDLFGRIEMQIRALLHEPDVYQVPVEHLPWSRHELGILLRQVGWDETLDHLMSLLECLHTICVVYNSYGYYAILLENVSRYLGYLPYNPNVMDADSEVHQIYINFSAQSREICTEENVRIYFSHYGEVLSVYIPRERSYGFVRFQYPETVRLLLSNWNHLVPHFIFGAGLYVSPYISNNRRNPAENHGPNGLDGGPGHVPNALGGVPGQEPGAPDGNAAQQDMFRKR, from the exons ATGGCTTGGATGTCTCACCAGCCTTGCCGCTTCTACATCATTGATGGATCTTGCAAGTATGGTTCAGGCTGTTTGTTCTCTCATGGACTTGACTTATTTGGGAGGATAGAGATGCAAATCAGGGCACTTCTGCATGAGCCGGATGTATATCAAGTTCCAGTAGAGCATTTGCCGTGGAGTCGCCATGAGTTGGGTATACTGCTTCGGCAAGTGGGATGGGATGAGACTCTTGATCACCTAATGAGTTTGCTCGAGTGTCTTCATACTATTTGTGTGGTTTATAACAG CTATGGATATTATGCAATCCTGTTGGAGAATGTTTCACGCTACCTGGGTTACTTACCTTACAATCCAAATGTGATGGATGCCGACAGTGAAGTTCACCAGATTTATATTAACTTCTCTGCTCAAAGTAGAGAAATATGCACTGAAGAAAATGTTCGTATCTATTTCAG CCATTATGGGGAAGTCTTGTCTGTATATATTCCGCGTGAAAGGTCATATGGTTTTGTGAGATTCCAGTACCCTGAGACAGTGAGGCTGCTTTTATCAAACTGGAATCATCTGGTCCCTCACTTCATCTTCGGAGCAGGACTTTATGTGAGCCCCTATATCTCCAACAATCGGAG GAACCCTGCTGAGAATCATGGGCCGAATGGCCTGGATGGAGGGCCAGGACATGTGCCAAATGCCCTGGGTGGAGTGCCAGGACAAGAACCAGGTGCGCCAGATGGAAACGCAGCACAACAAGATAT gttccggaagaggtga